One window of the Lycorma delicatula isolate Av1 chromosome 3, ASM4794821v1, whole genome shotgun sequence genome contains the following:
- the LOC142320778 gene encoding LOW QUALITY PROTEIN: cytochrome c oxidase subunit 3-like (The sequence of the model RefSeq protein was modified relative to this genomic sequence to represent the inferred CDS: substituted 7 bases at 7 genomic stop codons), whose protein sequence is ITREATFQGNHTNKVKSLIKIGIIIFIISEIIFFVSLFXIFFHSRLAPSIEIGINXPPKSIKPFNPLEVPLLNTIILISSGITVTXAHHRILLNKLSISNKSLILTILLGLYFTFLQKXEYQQSTFTIADSIYGSSFFLTTGFHGIHVIVGTTFILISMVRCIKIHFSARHHLGLEAAIXYXHFVDVIXLFLYLSIY, encoded by the coding sequence ATCACACGAGAAGCAACATTTCAAGgaaatcatacaaataaagtaaaatcactaataaaaataggaataattatattcattatctcagaaataatattctttgtatcATTATTCTGAATATTCTTTCACTCAAGACTAGCACCATCAATTGAAATTGGAATAAACTGACCACCAAAATCCATTAAACCATTTAATCCATTAGAAGTTCCACTACTAAATACAATTATCTTAATCTCATCAGGAATTACAGTAACATGAGCACATCATAGAATCTTGCTAAATAAACtatcaatatcaaataaatcattaatattaaccaTTCTTCTAGGATTATACTTtacatttctacaaaaatgagaatatcaACAATCAACCTTCACGATAGCAGACTCAATTTATGGATCATCATTCTTTCTAACTACAGGATTTCACGGTATTCATGTAATTGTAGGAACGACATTCATTTTAATCTCAATGGTACGatgcataaaaatacatttttcagctAGACATCATTTAGGTTTAGAAGCAGCAATCTGATACTGACATTTTGTAGACGTAATCTGATTATTCCTATATCTTTCAATTTACTga